The following coding sequences lie in one Xanthomonas hortorum pv. pelargonii genomic window:
- a CDS encoding NAD(P)-dependent alcohol dehydrogenase, translating into MHHRGGRDARSPLTSKAHAYAAQTADQPLAPFVFERRAPGPDDVQIDIAYCGVCHSDLHTARNEWHNTLYPSVPGHEIVGRVTAVGDAVTGFKVGDLAGVGCMVDSCRSCASCQEGEEQYCEQGFTGTYNGPMFGGENTYGGYSDHIVVDQKYVLRISHSDNLAAVAPLLCAGITTYSPLAHWKVGPGQKVGVVGLGGLGHMAVKIAKAMGATVVLFTTSESKRADALRLGASEVVISKDEAQMAAQANTLDFILNTVAAPHNLDPFLAALKRDGAMVLVGVPEHSHPSPSVFNLIMKRRTLAGSLIGGIRQTQEMLDFCAKHNIVSDIETIRADQINEAYERMLKSDVKYRFVIDMATLDKAA; encoded by the coding sequence CTGCACCATCGCGGGGGACGTGACGCCCGGAGCCCCCTCACGAGCAAAGCTCACGCTTACGCCGCCCAGACCGCCGATCAACCGCTTGCACCGTTCGTGTTCGAACGGCGCGCACCCGGCCCCGACGATGTACAGATCGACATCGCCTATTGCGGTGTGTGTCACTCGGATCTGCATACCGCACGCAACGAATGGCACAACACGCTGTACCCGTCGGTGCCCGGCCACGAGATCGTCGGCCGTGTGACGGCGGTTGGCGATGCGGTCACTGGTTTCAAGGTCGGCGACCTGGCCGGTGTCGGCTGCATGGTCGACAGCTGTCGCAGCTGCGCGTCCTGCCAGGAAGGCGAAGAACAGTATTGCGAGCAGGGCTTTACCGGCACCTATAACGGGCCGATGTTTGGCGGCGAGAACACTTACGGCGGTTACTCGGACCACATCGTGGTCGATCAGAAATACGTGCTGCGCATCTCGCACAGCGACAACCTGGCCGCCGTGGCGCCGCTGCTGTGCGCCGGTATCACCACCTATTCGCCGCTGGCGCATTGGAAGGTCGGTCCCGGCCAGAAGGTGGGTGTGGTGGGCCTGGGTGGCCTGGGCCACATGGCAGTGAAGATCGCCAAGGCGATGGGCGCCACCGTGGTGTTGTTCACCACCTCCGAGAGCAAGCGCGCCGATGCGTTGCGTCTGGGTGCCAGCGAAGTGGTGATCTCCAAGGACGAGGCGCAGATGGCCGCGCAAGCCAACACACTGGACTTCATCCTCAACACCGTGGCCGCGCCGCACAACCTGGACCCGTTCCTGGCTGCGCTCAAGCGCGACGGGGCGATGGTGCTGGTGGGTGTGCCCGAGCATTCGCACCCTTCGCCGAGCGTGTTCAATCTGATCATGAAGCGCCGCACGCTGGCCGGTTCGTTGATCGGCGGCATCCGCCAGACCCAGGAGATGTTGGATTTCTGCGCCAAGCACAACATCGTCTCGGACATCGAAACGATTCGCGCCGACCAGATCAACGAGGCCTACGAGCGCATGCTCAAGAGCGACGTGAAGTATCGCTTCGTGATCGACATGGCCACGCTGGACAAGGCGGCCTGA
- a CDS encoding DNA topoisomerase IB has product MACPHGVVAALTLPSPARLNNRRLSFDPCAMKAKRVLRNAAATASAAGKLATVATVAASAASAVAATAAAASVAAVAQAKATARAAGLTYVNDQQPGISRRKAGKSFSYRSADGQRVADADTLQRIRALAIPPAYTEVWICAKPNGHLQATGRDARRRKQYRYHAEWAQVRGEGKFERVIAFGQALPKLRRRLRRDLVLPGFPREKVLAIVVALLADTLVRVGNAEYARSNRSYGLTTLRNRHMEFLRGGRARLKFRGKSGQDHEIEVDDKQLVKLIRQCQQLPGQSLFQYRDDDGQLQPVDSGEVNDYLREAMGEDFTAKDFRTWGGTLAALQRLARLPLPERMSERALTQVQNDVIREVADALGNTPSVCRKAYIDPCVFEGWRAGELQAMATGVRGERQWEAATLRFLTDSRSKQGKTTKATKATKATKATKATKATKATKATKATKATKTKLSRSKKSA; this is encoded by the coding sequence ATCGCTTGCCCACATGGCGTTGTCGCAGCGTTGACGCTGCCTAGTCCTGCCCGGCTCAACAATCGGCGCCTGTCCTTCGATCCGTGCGCAATGAAAGCCAAACGTGTTCTTCGCAATGCCGCAGCCACCGCCAGCGCTGCCGGCAAGCTGGCCACCGTGGCTACCGTGGCCGCCAGTGCCGCCAGTGCGGTGGCTGCCACGGCCGCGGCGGCGAGCGTGGCAGCGGTCGCGCAGGCCAAGGCCACCGCGCGTGCGGCCGGGCTCACCTATGTCAACGATCAACAGCCCGGTATCAGCCGCCGCAAGGCCGGCAAGAGCTTCAGTTACCGCAGTGCCGACGGGCAGCGCGTGGCCGATGCCGATACCTTGCAGCGCATCCGCGCACTGGCCATTCCGCCGGCGTATACCGAGGTGTGGATCTGCGCCAAGCCCAATGGCCATCTGCAGGCCACCGGCCGTGATGCGCGCAGGCGCAAGCAATACCGCTATCACGCCGAGTGGGCGCAGGTGCGTGGCGAAGGCAAGTTCGAACGTGTGATCGCCTTCGGCCAGGCCTTGCCCAAATTACGCCGACGGCTGCGCCGCGATCTGGTACTGCCGGGATTTCCGCGCGAGAAGGTGCTGGCGATCGTGGTGGCGTTGTTGGCCGACACCCTGGTGCGTGTGGGCAATGCCGAATATGCGCGCAGCAATCGCTCCTACGGCCTCACCACCTTGCGCAACCGGCATATGGAATTTCTGCGCGGCGGACGTGCGCGGCTGAAATTCCGGGGCAAGAGCGGCCAGGATCACGAGATCGAAGTGGACGACAAGCAACTGGTGAAACTCATCCGGCAATGCCAGCAATTGCCGGGCCAATCGCTGTTTCAGTACCGCGACGACGACGGCCAGCTGCAGCCAGTGGATTCGGGTGAGGTCAACGATTATCTGCGTGAGGCGATGGGTGAGGATTTTACCGCCAAAGATTTCCGCACCTGGGGCGGTACGCTGGCGGCACTGCAACGCCTGGCGCGGTTGCCGTTACCCGAGCGCATGAGCGAACGCGCGCTGACCCAGGTGCAGAACGATGTCATCCGCGAAGTGGCCGATGCGCTGGGCAATACGCCCTCGGTGTGTCGCAAGGCCTATATCGACCCATGCGTATTCGAAGGCTGGCGCGCCGGCGAACTGCAGGCCATGGCCACCGGCGTGCGCGGCGAGCGCCAATGGGAGGCGGCCACGCTGCGCTTTTTGACCGACTCGCGCAGCAAGCAAGGCAAGACGACCAAGGCCACCAAGGCCACCAAGGCCACCAAGGCCACCAAGGCCACCAAGGCTACCAAGGCTACCAAGGCTACCAAGGCTACCAAGGCTACCAAGACGAAGCTCAGCCGCAGCAAAAAATCTGCGTGA
- the gltB gene encoding glutamate synthase large subunit, translating to MAPRTRQGLNDYGLYNSARDERDACGFGMVAQLDDQPSRSLVDTAIAALSRMTHRGGVAADGLTGDGCGLLIRKPDAFLRGLARDAGITLGTRYAAGVVFLPLDDADAARCRAELETQLHTAGVHFRGWRVVPTDDSVCGQLARDTLPRIEQLFVDAGAEQTEDGFTLALFLARRRAEQALREVDNFYVTTLSPNGISYKGMVLPDKLSTFYPDLQRSDLSSSAIVFHQRFSTNTLPRWPLAHPFRLLAHNGEINTIEGNRRWAQARSKVWQTPRFDIAEFDPVISMHGSDSQSLDNMLELLVAGGMDLLQALRILVPPATQSLEFKDADLAAFYEFYGLNTEPWDGPAGIVACDGRYAACMLDRNGLRPARWMLTSDRHFLVASEAGVWELPAERITRKGKLGPGEMMAIDLKRGDLLDSDAIDRINRARAPYKQWLQQGVTYLQTELIDPSLVEEPFSEQTLRSYHKLFQLSTEEVEQILRPLAETEQEATGSMGDDTPMAVLSRQTRPLYDYFRQAFAQVTNPPIDPLREGIAMSLTTQLGKETNIFHAGAETVNHVILNSPVLSQRKLRQLLKMEQYVERNRLIDLSYSVEEGLKAGLERICQEAETAARAGAVMLLLSDRYPVPDRPMAHALLATGAVHHHLCKVGLRCDANLIIETGTARDPHHMACLLGFGATAVYPYLAYQTLFDLGRRGILQLSKGGEQSQIGRRYRKGIYKGLSKIISKMGICTIASYRGAQLFEIVGLDPDVVELCFAETPARIGGVNLARLDTEARELTARAWNDQLKPEVGGLLKYVHGGEYHMYNPDVVMTLQRATRTGDAGDWQKYVDAVHSRPASTLRDLVQLKRAETPTPLDEVAPAADVLRRFDTAAISLGALSPEAHEALAIAMNRLGGRSNSGEGGEDPARYGTEKRSKIKQVASGRFGVTPEYLVNAEVLQIKVAQGAKPGEGGQLPGHKVNELIARLRYAKPGIGLISPPPHHDIYSIEDLAQLIYDLKQVNPTALVSVKLVAHAGVGTIAAGVVKAGADLITVSGHDGGTGASPISSIRYAGVPWELGVAESHQALVANDLRDRTILQTDGGLKTGLDVVKAALLGADSFGFGTAPMIVLGCKYLRICHLNNCATGVATQDERLRANYFTGLPERVEHFFRLLAEEVRQWLSYLGVRSLDEIVGRTDLLEQLEVSPRAGVKVDLSRLLTHAQYDGSHCAAQRLYESPDSLATQMDGLLATAIANKTGGDHRFLIHNTDRSIGARLSGAIARAHGNHGMSDAPLNLRFRGTAGQSFGAFNAGGLQLELEGEANDYVGKGMAGGRLVVRPPRGARFEARSTPIVGNTCLYGATGGELFAAGRAGERFAVRNSGALAVVEGAGDHCCEYMTDGVVLVLGKVGLNFGAGFTGGLAYVLDIERDFVDRYNHELIDIHRVSAEGFENHRQHLHTLISRHRELTGSIWAQQILDEFRDYIGKFWLVKPKAASIESLTESLRRAA from the coding sequence ATGGCCCCCCGCACTCGCCAAGGGCTCAACGACTACGGTCTCTACAACAGCGCGCGCGACGAACGCGACGCCTGTGGTTTTGGCATGGTCGCCCAGTTGGACGACCAACCTTCCCGCTCGCTGGTAGACACCGCGATTGCGGCGCTCTCGCGCATGACCCACCGCGGCGGCGTGGCCGCCGACGGGCTCACCGGCGATGGCTGCGGCTTGCTGATCCGCAAACCCGATGCGTTCCTGCGCGGGCTGGCGCGCGATGCCGGCATTACGCTGGGCACGCGCTACGCGGCCGGTGTGGTGTTCCTGCCGCTGGACGATGCCGATGCGGCGCGATGTCGTGCCGAACTGGAAACCCAGTTGCACACCGCCGGCGTGCACTTTCGCGGTTGGCGCGTGGTGCCCACCGACGACAGCGTGTGCGGGCAACTGGCGCGCGACACCTTGCCGCGTATCGAGCAGTTATTCGTCGATGCAGGCGCGGAGCAGACCGAAGACGGCTTCACCCTGGCGCTGTTCCTGGCGCGCCGGCGCGCCGAGCAGGCGCTGCGCGAGGTGGACAACTTCTACGTCACCACCTTGTCGCCCAATGGCATCAGCTATAAGGGCATGGTGCTGCCGGACAAGCTGAGCACGTTCTATCCGGACCTGCAGCGCAGCGATCTGTCCTCCAGCGCAATTGTCTTTCACCAGCGGTTTTCCACCAACACGCTGCCGCGCTGGCCGCTGGCGCATCCGTTCCGGCTGCTGGCGCATAACGGCGAAATCAACACCATCGAAGGCAACCGCCGCTGGGCGCAGGCGCGTAGCAAGGTGTGGCAGACCCCGCGCTTCGACATCGCCGAGTTCGACCCGGTGATCTCCATGCATGGCTCCGATTCGCAGAGCCTGGACAACATGCTCGAGCTGCTGGTCGCCGGTGGCATGGACCTGCTGCAGGCGCTGCGTATCCTGGTGCCGCCGGCGACCCAGTCGCTGGAATTCAAGGACGCCGACCTGGCTGCGTTCTACGAGTTCTACGGTTTGAACACCGAACCGTGGGACGGCCCGGCCGGCATCGTGGCCTGCGATGGCCGCTACGCCGCCTGCATGCTCGATCGCAACGGGCTGCGCCCGGCGCGCTGGATGCTGACCTCCGACCGCCATTTCCTGGTGGCCTCCGAGGCCGGCGTGTGGGAATTGCCGGCCGAGCGCATCACCCGCAAGGGCAAGCTGGGCCCGGGCGAGATGATGGCGATCGATTTGAAGCGCGGCGACCTGCTCGATTCGGATGCCATCGACCGCATCAACCGCGCGCGCGCGCCGTACAAGCAATGGCTGCAGCAGGGCGTGACCTATCTGCAGACCGAGTTGATCGACCCCTCGCTGGTGGAAGAACCCTTCAGCGAGCAGACCCTGCGCAGCTACCACAAGCTGTTCCAGCTCAGCACCGAGGAGGTGGAGCAGATCCTGCGCCCGCTGGCCGAGACCGAGCAGGAAGCCACCGGCTCGATGGGCGACGACACCCCGATGGCGGTGCTCAGCCGCCAGACCCGGCCGCTGTACGACTACTTCCGCCAGGCCTTCGCGCAGGTCACCAACCCGCCGATCGACCCGCTGCGCGAAGGCATCGCGATGTCGCTCACCACCCAGCTCGGCAAGGAGACCAACATCTTCCACGCCGGCGCCGAGACGGTGAACCACGTCATCCTCAACTCGCCGGTGCTCAGCCAGCGCAAGCTGCGCCAGTTGCTGAAGATGGAGCAGTACGTCGAGCGCAATCGCCTGATCGACCTGTCCTACAGCGTCGAAGAAGGCCTCAAGGCGGGGCTGGAACGCATCTGCCAGGAAGCCGAGACCGCCGCGCGCGCCGGTGCGGTGATGTTGCTGCTGTCCGACCGCTACCCGGTCCCGGACCGGCCGATGGCGCATGCGCTGCTGGCCACCGGCGCGGTGCATCACCACCTGTGCAAGGTGGGCCTGCGCTGCGACGCCAACCTGATCATCGAAACCGGCACCGCGCGCGACCCGCACCACATGGCCTGCCTGCTCGGCTTCGGCGCCACTGCGGTGTATCCGTATCTGGCTTACCAGACGCTGTTCGACCTGGGCCGGCGCGGCATCCTGCAGCTGAGCAAGGGCGGCGAGCAGTCGCAGATCGGGCGCCGCTATCGCAAGGGCATCTACAAGGGCCTGTCCAAGATCATTTCGAAGATGGGCATCTGCACCATCGCCAGTTATCGCGGCGCGCAGTTGTTCGAGATCGTGGGGTTGGACCCGGACGTGGTGGAGCTGTGCTTTGCCGAGACGCCCGCACGCATCGGCGGCGTCAACCTGGCGCGGCTGGACACCGAGGCGCGCGAGCTCACCGCGCGCGCCTGGAACGACCAGCTCAAGCCGGAAGTGGGCGGCTTGCTCAAGTACGTGCACGGCGGCGAGTACCACATGTACAACCCCGACGTGGTCATGACGCTGCAGCGCGCCACCCGCACCGGCGATGCCGGCGATTGGCAGAAATACGTGGATGCGGTGCATTCGCGCCCGGCCTCCACGCTGCGCGATCTGGTCCAGCTCAAGCGTGCCGAGACCCCGACCCCGCTGGACGAGGTGGCCCCGGCGGCCGATGTGCTGCGTCGCTTCGACACCGCTGCGATCAGCCTGGGCGCGTTGTCGCCCGAGGCGCACGAAGCACTGGCCATTGCGATGAACCGCCTGGGCGGACGCAGCAATTCCGGCGAAGGCGGCGAAGACCCGGCCCGCTACGGCACCGAGAAGCGCTCCAAGATCAAGCAGGTGGCCTCCGGTCGCTTCGGCGTGACCCCGGAATACCTGGTCAATGCCGAGGTGTTGCAGATCAAGGTCGCGCAGGGCGCCAAGCCCGGCGAAGGCGGTCAGCTGCCCGGCCACAAGGTCAACGAACTGATCGCCCGGCTGCGTTACGCCAAGCCCGGCATCGGCCTGATCTCGCCGCCGCCGCATCACGACATCTATTCGATCGAAGACCTGGCCCAGCTGATCTACGACCTCAAGCAGGTCAACCCCACCGCACTGGTGTCGGTGAAGCTGGTGGCGCATGCCGGCGTCGGCACCATTGCCGCCGGCGTGGTCAAGGCCGGCGCCGATCTGATCACCGTGTCCGGCCACGACGGCGGCACCGGCGCCAGCCCGATCAGCTCGATCCGTTACGCCGGCGTGCCGTGGGAACTGGGCGTGGCCGAGTCGCACCAAGCGCTGGTGGCCAACGACCTGCGCGACCGCACCATCCTGCAGACCGATGGCGGCCTGAAGACCGGCCTGGACGTGGTCAAGGCCGCGCTGCTGGGCGCCGACAGCTTCGGTTTCGGCACCGCGCCGATGATCGTGCTGGGCTGCAAGTACCTGCGCATCTGCCACCTCAACAACTGCGCCACCGGCGTGGCCACCCAGGACGAGCGCCTGCGTGCGAACTACTTCACCGGTTTGCCGGAGCGCGTGGAGCATTTCTTCCGCCTGCTGGCCGAAGAAGTGCGCCAGTGGCTGTCGTACCTGGGCGTGCGCTCGCTGGACGAGATCGTCGGCCGCACCGACCTGCTCGAACAGCTGGAGGTCTCGCCACGTGCCGGGGTCAAGGTCGATCTCTCGCGCCTGCTCACGCATGCGCAGTACGACGGCAGCCATTGCGCCGCCCAGCGCCTGTACGAGTCGCCGGACAGCCTGGCCACGCAGATGGATGGCCTGCTGGCCACTGCGATCGCCAACAAGACCGGCGGCGACCATCGCTTTTTGATCCACAACACCGACCGCTCGATCGGCGCGCGCCTGTCCGGCGCCATCGCGCGTGCGCACGGCAACCACGGCATGAGCGATGCGCCGTTGAACCTGCGCTTCCGCGGCACCGCCGGGCAGAGCTTCGGCGCGTTCAACGCCGGCGGCCTGCAGCTGGAATTGGAAGGCGAAGCCAACGACTACGTCGGCAAGGGTATGGCCGGCGGCCGGCTGGTGGTGCGCCCGCCGCGCGGTGCGCGCTTCGAGGCCCGTAGCACGCCGATCGTGGGCAACACCTGCCTGTACGGCGCCACCGGTGGCGAACTGTTCGCGGCCGGCCGTGCCGGCGAGCGCTTTGCGGTGCGCAACTCCGGCGCACTGGCGGTGGTGGAGGGCGCAGGCGACCACTGCTGCGAATACATGACCGACGGCGTGGTGCTGGTGCTGGGCAAGGTCGGCCTGAACTTCGGCGCCGGCTTCACCGGTGGCCTGGCCTATGTGCTGGATATCGAACGCGACTTCGTGGACCGCTACAACCACGAGCTGATCGACATCCACCGCGTCTCCGCCGAAGGTTTCGAGAACCATCGCCAGCACCTGCACACCCTGATCAGCCGCCACCGCGAGCTGACCGGCAGCATCTGGGCGCAGCAGATCCTGGACGAGTTCCGCGACTACATCGGCAAGTTCTGGCTGGTCAAACCCAAGGCCGCCAGCATCGAGTCGCTGACCGAGTCGCTGCGGCGCGCCGCCTGA
- a CDS encoding FAD-dependent oxidoreductase produces the protein MSRKQAFQFLDLPRTMPTRIPVELRTSGDWGELYGKFDKADAQYQSGRCLDCGNPYCSWKCPVHNAIPQWLQLVQENRIEEAAALCHSTNPLPEVCGRVCPQDRLCEGSCTLEEFGAVTIGAVEKYIVDTAFKMGWRPDLGNVQPTGWRVAVIGAGPAGLSCADRLVRAGIEAVVYDRYEQIGGLLQFGIPSFKLDKSVIGKRREILEGMGVQFRLGVEVGRDVSIEQLLGEFDAVFLGTGAYRYTDGGLPGQDLKNVLPALPFLVQNSRIVSGNDPHGRPIAGWEDQMALPDLNGKRVVVLGGGDTGMDCVRSAIRLGAAKVTCAYRRDEASMPGSAREVANAREEGVRFLFNRQPLSIESGADDEAIGVTVVETRLGEPDASGRRNAVPVEGSESLLEADVVIIAFGFSPTVPDWLASQGVEAGSNGRIVAPADDNGRLPYQTSNPRLFAGGDCVRGADLVVTAVAEGRDAAGSIVQLLGVKAQVKEPAAA, from the coding sequence ATGAGCCGCAAGCAAGCCTTCCAATTCCTCGACCTGCCCCGGACCATGCCCACACGCATTCCGGTGGAGCTGCGCACGTCCGGTGACTGGGGCGAGCTGTACGGCAAGTTCGACAAGGCCGACGCGCAGTATCAGTCCGGCCGTTGCCTGGACTGCGGTAATCCGTATTGCAGCTGGAAGTGCCCGGTGCACAACGCGATCCCGCAGTGGCTGCAGCTGGTGCAGGAAAACCGCATCGAGGAAGCCGCCGCGCTGTGCCATTCCACCAACCCGCTGCCGGAAGTGTGCGGGCGGGTGTGTCCGCAGGACCGCTTGTGCGAAGGCAGCTGCACGCTGGAGGAATTCGGCGCGGTCACTATCGGTGCGGTGGAAAAATACATCGTCGATACCGCCTTCAAGATGGGCTGGCGCCCTGACCTGGGCAACGTGCAGCCGACCGGCTGGCGGGTGGCGGTGATCGGCGCCGGCCCGGCCGGCCTGTCGTGTGCGGACCGGCTGGTGCGTGCCGGCATTGAAGCGGTGGTCTACGACCGCTACGAGCAGATCGGCGGCCTGCTGCAGTTCGGCATCCCCAGCTTCAAGCTGGACAAGTCGGTGATCGGCAAGCGCCGCGAGATCCTCGAAGGCATGGGCGTGCAGTTCCGCCTGGGCGTGGAAGTGGGCCGCGACGTCAGCATCGAGCAGTTGCTGGGCGAATTCGATGCGGTGTTCCTGGGCACCGGTGCCTACCGCTACACCGATGGCGGGCTGCCCGGGCAGGATCTGAAGAACGTGCTGCCGGCGTTGCCGTTTCTGGTGCAGAACAGCCGCATCGTCAGCGGCAACGACCCGCACGGCCGGCCGATCGCCGGCTGGGAAGACCAGATGGCGCTGCCCGATCTCAACGGCAAGCGCGTGGTGGTGCTGGGCGGCGGCGACACCGGCATGGACTGCGTGCGCAGCGCCATCCGCCTGGGTGCGGCCAAGGTCACCTGCGCCTACCGCCGCGACGAGGCCAGCATGCCGGGTTCGGCACGCGAAGTGGCCAACGCGCGCGAGGAAGGCGTGCGCTTCCTGTTCAACCGTCAACCGCTGTCGATCGAATCCGGCGCCGACGACGAAGCCATCGGTGTGACCGTGGTGGAGACCAGGCTCGGTGAGCCCGATGCCAGCGGCCGTCGCAACGCGGTGCCGGTGGAAGGCAGCGAATCGCTGCTGGAAGCGGACGTGGTGATCATCGCCTTCGGCTTCTCGCCGACCGTACCGGACTGGCTGGCCTCGCAAGGCGTGGAAGCCGGCAGCAATGGCCGCATCGTCGCCCCGGCCGACGACAACGGCCGCCTGCCCTACCAGACCAGTAACCCACGCCTGTTCGCCGGTGGCGACTGCGTGCGCGGCGCCGACCTGGTGGTGACCGCCGTGGCCGAAGGCCGCGATGCGGCGGGCAGCATCGTGCAGCTGCTTGGCGTCAAGGCGCAGGTCAAGGAACCCGCTGCGGCCTGA
- a CDS encoding class I SAM-dependent methyltransferase, with protein sequence MARSYMTSFFREWITAPCSVAAIIPSGRALASIITSELSARTGRVLELGPGTGVFTQAMIDKGVQEKNLVLLEYNATFSALLTQRFPRASLLQMDVCDLESLPRIDGAYVDAVVCGLGLLNMPAHQVAAILRGAFLQLKPGGRLYLFTYGFKCSVPAHILDALDLEAVKIGRTYRNVPPATTYRIQRRTHTR encoded by the coding sequence ATGGCACGTTCGTATATGACGTCGTTTTTTCGCGAATGGATCACCGCACCCTGCTCCGTTGCAGCGATAATTCCCTCCGGACGCGCCCTCGCCTCCATCATCACATCCGAGCTGTCGGCGCGTACCGGTCGGGTTCTCGAACTCGGGCCGGGGACCGGTGTGTTTACCCAGGCGATGATCGACAAAGGCGTGCAGGAAAAGAACCTCGTTCTGCTCGAGTACAACGCCACCTTTTCTGCGTTGCTTACGCAGCGCTTCCCGCGCGCAAGCTTGCTGCAGATGGATGTCTGCGATCTTGAATCGCTGCCTCGCATCGATGGCGCGTACGTCGATGCCGTGGTCTGCGGCCTTGGCCTGTTGAACATGCCGGCACACCAGGTGGCTGCGATTCTGCGCGGCGCCTTCCTGCAGCTGAAGCCTGGCGGGCGGCTGTATCTGTTTACCTATGGATTCAAATGCTCGGTGCCGGCGCATATTCTCGATGCGCTCGATCTGGAGGCCGTCAAGATCGGGCGCACATATCGAAACGTTCCGCCTGCAACGACCTATCGCATCCAGCGTCGCACCCACACAAGGTAA
- a CDS encoding acyltransferase family protein, with the protein MTYQTITGNHKRDDWVDWLRGASVLMVIVLHAYGFAFDAYPELRSGATGESSTLMLSIERINRSLAPLRMQLMFLLSGLFVARGLDKGIATYFSGKLRHVLYPYLIWSLLIFGLREAGSVLAKSEPIAWLDLGRIAVGNVALTWFLFYLFVFLAVIPLLRRLPAPLVLAATLLGSVCLGPLLRQGADPFYYFAFFYIGTLLAGRVPALLQQAPRWIWPLSCLSLCAIVLIANLTALHGIWIGYLPLVVIALPLVIAAAIWANQQPAAQAIRYVGRNSVVFYLTHFPPFIVLAYLLPRWIHDGSLLFFALLGTGVLAPTLLCLLRTPGRLPALNLLFSAPMLVRPATPLVSPYPAQDGSVAAAQGA; encoded by the coding sequence ATGACCTACCAAACCATTACCGGTAACCATAAACGCGATGATTGGGTGGACTGGCTACGCGGTGCCAGCGTGCTGATGGTGATCGTCCTGCACGCCTATGGCTTCGCCTTCGACGCCTATCCCGAGCTACGCAGCGGCGCAACCGGAGAAAGCAGCACGCTGATGCTGTCGATCGAGCGTATCAACCGCTCGCTGGCCCCATTGCGCATGCAGCTGATGTTCCTGCTCTCGGGCTTGTTCGTGGCGCGCGGGCTGGACAAGGGGATCGCGACCTACTTCAGCGGCAAGCTGCGGCACGTGTTGTATCCCTATCTGATCTGGTCGCTGCTGATCTTCGGGTTGCGCGAGGCAGGCTCGGTGCTGGCCAAGTCCGAACCCATTGCCTGGCTGGACCTGGGCAGGATCGCGGTCGGCAACGTGGCACTGACCTGGTTTCTGTTCTACCTGTTCGTGTTTCTTGCAGTGATCCCACTGCTGCGTCGGCTGCCGGCCCCGTTGGTGCTGGCAGCGACCCTGCTGGGCTCGGTGTGCCTGGGCCCATTGCTGCGCCAGGGTGCCGACCCGTTCTATTACTTCGCGTTCTTCTACATCGGCACGCTGCTGGCCGGTCGCGTGCCGGCACTGCTGCAGCAGGCACCGCGCTGGATCTGGCCACTGTCGTGCCTGAGCCTGTGCGCGATCGTGCTGATCGCCAATCTCACCGCGCTGCACGGTATCTGGATCGGCTACCTGCCGCTGGTGGTGATCGCGCTGCCGCTGGTGATCGCTGCTGCAATCTGGGCAAACCAGCAACCGGCCGCGCAGGCGATCCGCTATGTGGGCCGCAACTCGGTGGTGTTCTATCTGACCCACTTCCCGCCGTTCATCGTGCTGGCCTATCTGCTGCCGCGCTGGATCCACGATGGGTCGCTGCTGTTCTTCGCCTTGTTGGGCACCGGCGTGCTGGCGCCCACCCTGCTGTGCCTGCTGCGCACGCCGGGCCGCCTGCCCGCGCTGAACCTGCTGTTCTCCGCACCCATGCTGGTGCGCCCCGCGACGCCGCTGGTGTCGCCCTATCCGGCGCAGGACGGCAGCGTGGCCGCTGCGCAGGGCGCCTGA
- a CDS encoding I78 family peptidase inhibitor, with translation MRSVLPTARLACSLVVLAALSACGSPQPDEQEAVTAKAQQAAEQAAAPAPAAAPEAPPIGSCDATQVQSLVGQALTDAVSEQARSDARAKSVRVLKPGQMVTMEFNGERLNLEVDAKNLIASVRCG, from the coding sequence ATGCGCTCTGTCCTGCCTACCGCCCGCCTGGCCTGTTCCTTGGTCGTGCTGGCGGCCTTGAGTGCCTGCGGCTCGCCGCAACCGGACGAGCAGGAAGCCGTCACCGCCAAGGCGCAGCAAGCGGCCGAACAAGCCGCAGCCCCCGCACCGGCCGCCGCTCCCGAGGCCCCGCCGATCGGCAGCTGCGATGCCACCCAGGTGCAGTCGCTGGTCGGTCAGGCCTTGACCGATGCAGTGAGCGAACAGGCCCGCAGCGATGCCCGCGCCAAGTCGGTGCGCGTGCTCAAACCCGGGCAGATGGTCACCATGGAGTTCAACGGCGAACGGCTCAATCTGGAAGTGGATGCCAAGAACCTGATCGCCTCGGTGCGCTGCGGCTGA